The Trichosurus vulpecula isolate mTriVul1 chromosome 4, mTriVul1.pri, whole genome shotgun sequence genome contains a region encoding:
- the NR1D1 gene encoding nuclear receptor subfamily 1 group D member 1, which translates to MTTTLDSNNNTGGVITYIGSNGSSPSRTSPVSLCSESSNGSFQSLTHTFPTYFPPSPTGSLNQDPGRPFGSGPPGLREDGSPSSSSSSSSSSSSSSSASFYNGGSPGGLQVAMEDSSRVSPSKSTSSITKLNGMVLLCKVCGDVASGFHYGVHACEGCKGFFRRSIQQNIQYKKCLKNESCSIIRINRNRCQQCRFKKCLSVGMSRDAVRFGRIPKREKQRMLAEMQSAMNLANNQLSTQCPPEASPARISAPGPLGSSPPPVPAPSPLVGFSQFPQQLTPPRSPSPEAKVEDVISQVARAHREIFTYAHDKLGTAPNGLNANQTPSGPPTSTAPRWENHCCPPVPPDDNNSAATQRHNEARNGLRPAPNSYPPTWPATPHHGCHQHNSNGHRLCPTHMYQTPEAETSTGCPWQDRSKNILLACPMNMYPHGRSGRSVQEIWEDFSMSFTPAVREVVEFAKHIPGFCDLSQHDQVTLLKAGTFEVLMVRFASLFNVKEQTVMFLSRTTYSLQELGAMGMGDLLNAMFDFSEKLNSLALTEEELGLFTAVVLVSADRSGMENSASVEQLQETLLRALRALVLKNRPSETSRFTKLLLKLPDLRTLNNMHSEKLLSFRVDAQ; encoded by the exons ATGACGACCACTCTGGACTCCAACAACAACACAG GTGGAGTCATCACCTACATCGGTTCCAATGGCTCATCTCCTAGCCGAACCAGCCCTGTTTCTCTCTGCAGTGAGAGCTCCAATGGCAGCTTCCAGTCCCTGACACATACCTTCCCTACCTactttccaccctcccccactgGCTCCCTCAACCAGGACCCAGGCCGGCCCTTTGGGAGTGGCCCTCCTGGCTTGAGGGAAGACGGCTCCCCTtcgtcatcatcttcatcttcctcctcatcttcctcttcttcctctgcctccttctATAATGGAGGCTCCCCTGGAGGACTGCAGGTAGCCATGGAGGACAGCAGCCGAGTGTCCCCCAGCAAGAGCACCAGCAGCATCACCA AGCTCAATGGCATGGTGCTCCTTTGTAAGGTGTGTGGGGATGTTGCCTCCGGCTTCCATTATGGAGTCCACGCTTGTGAAGGCTGCAAG GGCTTCTTCCGACGAAGCATTCAGCAGAACATCCAGTACAAAAAGTGCCTAAAGAATGAGAGTTGCTCCATCATCCGTATCAACCGTAACCGCTGTCAGCAGTGCCGATTCAAGAAATGCCTGTCTGTGGGCATGTCCCGAGATG CTGTGCGTTTTGGGCGGATCccaaagagagagaagcagaggatGCTTGCTGAGATGCAGAGTGCCATGAACCTGGCTAATAACCAGCTAAGCACTCAGTGCCCACCTGAGGCCTCACCTGCCAGAATCTCGGCGCCTGGCCCGCTGGGCTCTTCACCACCCCCAGTTCCAGCTCCCTCGCCCCTCGTGGGTTTCTCCCAGTTTCCCCAGCAGCTGACACCACCTCGATCTCCTAGCCCCGAGGCCAAAGTAGAGGATGTGATCTCCCAGGTGGCTCGAGCCCACAGAGAGATCTTCACCTATGCCCATGACAAGCTGGGCACTGCACCCAATGGCCTGAATGCCAACCAGACACCCAGTGGCCCCCCAACATCTACAGCACCCCGCTGGGAAAACCATTGCTGTCCTCCAGTACCTCCTGATGACAACAACTCTGCTGCCACCCAGCGCCATAATGAAGCCCGAAATGGACTTCGTCCAGCTCCAAACTCCTACCCACCAACCTGGCCAGCTACCCCCCACCATGGATGCCACCAACATAATAGCAATGGCCACCGCCTCTGCCCTACCCACATGTATCAAACTCCAGAGGCAGAAACCTCAACTGGTTGCCCCTGGCAGGACCGCTCTAAGAACATTCTGTTG GCATGCCCCATGAATATGTACCCCCATGGGCGCAGTGGGCGAAGCGTCCAGGAGATCTGGGAGGACTTCTCCATGAGCTTCACGCCTGCTGTGCGTGAAGTTGTAGAGTTTGCCAAGCATATCCCAGGCTTCTGTGACCTCTCTCAACACGACCAGGTGACTCTGCTCAAGGCTGGTACCTTTGAG GTACTGATGGTACGTTTTGCTTCACTGTTCAATGTGAAAGAACAAACAGTTATGTTCCTGAGCCGCACAACATACAGTCTGCAGGAACTGGGTGCTATGGGCATGGGGGACCTGCTCAATGCCATGTTCGACTTCAGTGAAAAGCTGAATTCCCTGGCCCTCACAGAAGAGGAGCTGGGGCTGTTTACTGCAGTAGTGCTGGTCTCTGCAG ACCGATCAGGTATGGAGAACTCGGCCTCTGTGGAACAGTTGCAAGAGACCCTGCTCCGGGCACTTCGGGCACTGGTCCTGAAGAATAGGCCCTCAGAAACTTCCCGCTTCACCAAGCTGCTGCTGAAGCTGCCTGATCTCCGTACCCTTAACAACATGCATTCCGAGAAGCTGCTGTCCTTCCGAGTAGATGCCCAGTGA